Proteins encoded by one window of Arachis hypogaea cultivar Tifrunner chromosome 1, arahy.Tifrunner.gnm2.J5K5, whole genome shotgun sequence:
- the LOC114924795 gene encoding protein FAR1-RELATED SEQUENCE 5-like, giving the protein MRKDDVVRDNQGRIISRKLVCNKECWRNMRYLDLDDRSREARSLTRTKCPARLRVKLDYGCGRWKVSCFVESHNHDLTPPKFAHLKGGYRHAGFTRKDLYNHIDRYRQAKVKNGDANAAINYLIGKSNNDPLFFGKYTFTSDERLEHIFWADGQSIIDYHCFGDIVAFDSTYKKNKYNKPLVIFSGCNHHGQTVIFGSGLLSDETTETYKWLLETFVEAMGGKSPKAVITDGDLAMRDAIKNVLPDATHRLCGWHLQRNACENIKNPNFLRDFKGLIYDNNNQRDFDRRWAAILDKHNLVGGTWMEKTYETREMWSHCFLRDKFFGYIRTTSQCEGINSLIRFYVNRKNTLIDFMHNLDRALKEYRNNELIADFKSQCSEPVMITSLEVYERSASCYFTRNIFKKIRNEIQRAGALNITVLSTTLDKVEFSVTAFGDPAKDRQVEVDRDSLIYKRWTKNAKNEFISTEMPVNDDIERVLKFRVGALASNCNKLCDIACKDPADFDEVQSELVNLIIRLQSRKQGKSTPNVNVEGINDPFVVKSKGAPSKRSSWRKKRACSNCHRYGHYYKHCPDLMQHSVEGNPRDRSYGNASAKDSGFSPERFANSSRSFSIKSEHHSGPNTKPFKKGGTRKFTATGMRNRKGKDNTFVEWSLHESSESIDTNGVFNKNLDSLTQVKESHQDKIHSFTNYECDNDVIDDKCDTRHVQIDVRDQLPSSLPCGNKQGSFIDRNVFVTA; this is encoded by the exons ATGAGGAAGGACGACGTGGTTAGAGATAATCAAGGTAGAATCATTAGCAGGAAACTTGTTTGCAACAAAGAGTGCTGGAGAAATATGAGGTATCTCGATCTGGATGATAGATCAAGGGAGGCAAGGTCACTAACGCGAACCAAGTGTCCAGCTCGGCTTAGGGTAAAGCTTGACTACGGCTGCGGTAGATGGAAGGTATCATGTTTTGTGGAATCTCACAACCACGATCTGACGCCACCCAAATTTGCGCATCTG AAGGGTGGATATCGTCATGCTGGCTTCACACGGAAAGATTTGTACAACCACATCGATCGCTATCGTCAGGCAAAAGTTAAAAACGGGGATGCCAATGCGGCAATAAACTATTTGATTGGCAAGTCAAACAACGATCCGCTGTTCTTTGGAAAGTATACGTTCACTAGTGACGAAAGGCTGGAGCATATTTTTTGGGCAGATGGGCAGTCAATTATCGACTATCACTGCTTTGGAGATATTGTTGCCTTTGATTCAACCTACAAGAAGAATAAATACAACAAGCCTTTGGTCATTTTCTCTGGATGCAATCATCACGGGCAGACTGTTATCTTCGGCTCCGGCCTACTATCCGACGAAACCACAGAGACGTATAAGTGGTTGTTGGAAACCTTTGTTGAAGCGATGGGTGGGAAAAGTCCAAAAGCAGTAATAACTGACGGAGACCTTGCCATGCGAGATGCAATCAAGAATGTTCTGCCTGATGCGACCCATCGGTTATGCGGCTGGCATCTGCAGAGAAATGCATGTGAAAATATAAAGAATCCTAATTTCCTGCGCGATTTTAAGGGTCTTATATACGACAATAACAACCAGAGAGACTTTGATCGGAGATGGGCAGCCATTTTGGATAAGCACAACCTTGTTGGCGGTACCTGGATGGAGAAGACGTATGAAACTCGTGAGATGTGGTCCCATTGTTTCCTACGGGATAAGTTTTTCGGTTACATAAGGACGACATCACAGTGTGAAGGTATAAATTCTCTCATCAGATTTTATGTTAATCGCAAGAACACCCTCATTGACTTCATGCATAACCTGGATAGGGCCTTAAAGGAGTATAGAAACAACGAATTAATAGCTGACTTTAAGTCTCAGTGCTCAGAGCCAGTGATGATTACCTCGTTGGAGGTATATGAAAGATCTGCATCATGTTATTTCACGCGAAACATTTTCAAGAAAATTCGTAATGAGATTCAGAGGGCAGGGGCTTTGAATATAACGGTACTAAGCACAACCTTGGACAAGGTAGAGTTCAGCGTGACTGCTTTCGGAGACCCGGCCAAAGATCGACAGGTGGAAGTCGATAGAG ATTCGTTGATATACAAAAGGTGGACAAAGAATGCAAAGAACGAATTTATTAGCACAGAAATGCCTGTGAATGATGACATCGAAAGGGTCTTAAAGTTTCGAGTTGGAGCGTTGGCATCGAATTGCAACAAGCTGTGTGATATTGCTTGCAAGGATCCTGCAGACTTTGATGAAGTTCAGTCTGAACTTGTCAATTTAATTATCCGCCTACAGTCACGCAAACAAGGCAAGTCAACTCCTAATGTTAACGTGGAAGGCATCAATGATCCCTTTGTTGTCAAAAGCAAAGGAGCCCCTTCCAAGAGGTCTTCTTGGAGGAAGAAGAGAGCATGCTCTAATTGCCACAGGTACGGTCATTACTACAAGCACTGTCCAGATCTGATGCAGCATAGTGTGGAAGGTAACCCTCGCGATCGATCATACGGCAATGCGTCAGCCAAGGACTCAGGTTTTAGTCCAGAAAGGTTTGCTAATTCTTCGAGGTCGTTCTCAATTAAGTCCGAACACCACTCAGGACCTAATACCAAG CCTTTTAAAAAGGGTGGAACAAGGAAGTTTACGGCGACGGGTATGAGGAACCGGAAGGGTAAAGACAACACTTTTGTCGag TGGAGCCTCCATGAAAGCAGTGAATCCATTGACACGAATGGTGTTTTCAATAAAAATCTCGACTCGTTAACACAG GTGAAGGAGTCACATCAGGACAAGATACATTCATTCACGAACTATGAATGCGATAATGATGTCATTGATGATAAATGTGACACACGACATGTGCAGATCGATGTCCGAGATCAGTTACCATCGTCACTGCCTTGTGGCAACAAACAAGGATC ATTTATTGACCGCAATGTATTTGTCACTGCTTAG